The Paramisgurnus dabryanus chromosome 1, PD_genome_1.1, whole genome shotgun sequence genome includes a window with the following:
- the LOC135779093 gene encoding ladderlectin-like, whose amino-acid sequence MAVMRALVLLFLVFSVENAAAEGCPNGWTPFGVQCYKFFPQSVNWATAEKSCQSIDANLASVRSTAEQNFLLSLLVSATTRAWTGGHDGEVEGQWLWSDGSQFDFTNWCSGEPNNNGGSENCLEINKSTNRCWNDESCSSTISYICAKPLGS is encoded by the exons ATGGCAGTCATGAGAGCTCTTGTGCTTCTTTTCTTGGTCTTTTCTGTTGAGAATGCAGCAG CTGAAGGCTGCCCAAATGGATGGACACCTTTTGGTGTGCAATGCTACAAATTTTTCCCTCAGTCAGTTAACTGGGCCACAGCTGAG AAAAGCTGTCAATCCATTGATGCAAATCTTGCATCTGTGCGCAGTACAGCGGAACAAAACTTTCTCCTGAGTCTGCTTGTGTCTGCCACCACACGTGCTTGGACTGGTGGCCATGATGGTGAAGTG GAAGGACAATGGCTGTGGTCTGATGGATCTCAATTTGACTTTACCAACTGGTGCTCTGGAGAACCTAACAATAATGGTGGTTCAGAGAACTGCCTGGAGATAAACAAAAGCA CTAACCGTTGCTGGAATGATGAGTCCTGTTCATCCACAATCAGCTACATTTGTGCCAAACCTCTGGGAtcatga